The DNA sequence TGGATTGCTTATCTTCCTCGCCTTCGTAATTTCTTCCGATATCATTCGAATTTCTTGAACTTAATTTGTCTTTAGACGTTCGAAAAGGTCCATGCGATACTGATCGGTGAAGTCTGTCATCGGATCGTGCCAGGGGTGACATCGGTATGACCGGTGCGCCTTTCCCTATGATAgcatttcttcttttgaaagGCGGCGTGTCAACTGATACAAGTTCGCTTTTTGACCGCAACCGAGGCTCAACGTTCGTCTTATTGTGATCCTTGTTGTCGCCGCTTAGATGTTCAGATGATTTCCAAGGTGGTACTCCGTGTACTTCGTGCGTAGTTTCCTCGTCAAAGTCTTTGCTGGAATTACAAGCCCCACGAGGTGACCCTGAATTAGGACGAGATTGGGTGTCCTGGTCTTTGCTATCATCCTCTCTCCCCAGAGTGCTCCTATTTTCACATTCATTTGACTCGTTTGATGACCCAACCGttcctttgtctttttcttttgtggtgATAGTCGTTCTCGATTTCTTGCGATCTCCACCTTCCCCCGCGCTATCCCCATCTGTAGTTGTGTAGTAATTACTATCCCCATCTTTGTCAAATGAAGACATTTCGCCATTGTCCCGACTAGAACATAGTTTGCTTCCTCCTCTTCTCCTCCTCCGATGACTTGGCTTTCTCACGTGAGGAGAGGCTGCGGGAGAAATTGCCATCCGGCGATGAGAAGGAGCTGTGATGTGAAGCATGACGTCACTCACACCACGGAGACCGCTGGACAGATCCATTGCACTTCCATTTGGCTGAGAAGGAAACAATTCCTCCGCGCTCTTTTTGACCGTCGGGGTTGTTGTCTCCATTTCGACCGAAGTGCTAGACTCCACTCTTGATAAAGGCGGTGGTAAGGCCGCCTCCCGACGGATTGATCGACAACGATGAGTTATCGATGGATTCCGGAGGCTCTTACGAGGCATGCCGTGCGTTTCTCCGCGTGGACTTGCGTTACTATCTTCATCTTCGTCCGATTTATCTTCATTGTGTAAAGTGGTCTCCGATACCAGCGCACCGGCAGCGCCCAGGAGAAGAGGGGTACGCTTCTTTTTAGGAAGTCTTAATTGCGCCTGCGCGTGCGAATAGAACAAAGTGAAGTTGCTACCAATCACTGACACTGGAAGGGCCACAATGAGAACTCCAACACACGCGCACAGTGTACCGACGAGCCGCCCGAGAGTAGACTTGGGATAAACATCTCCATATCCCACTGTTGTCATGGTGATAACCGCCCACCAAAAGGAATCTGGGATGCTTCTAAAATCATTGTCCCCTGGATTAGTCTGGGAAAAAATAATAGATAAAACCAACGTCTAAATATTTTTCGCATATTAATTAATAACATTTGTGCATGCATACGGCGATAGCTACACCACGGCGTCCTAATCGTGTGTCCACCTTGCGTTAGGCCATAAGCTACCCATAAAGGCTCAAGGAATGTGACAAATTTGGAAAGTAGGGCTATCAGTGCAGTGATTAAAGTAGTCGCCATCAACACAGTGTTTTCCTGAGTTGATTCACGGACTGGGACTGGGATGTGGTTTGaatgtgttttgtttgttttgtttttgttgttgatgttttgtttgttttttgtttgttttgtttttttttttaagaaaatgccGTATTTCTAACTGGCACAGTACTTATCCTCGGCAAAATAATTTGGGGAGCTAGGGCGCTCGGTATTTGTCAGATCAGGATCcgcaatagctgttatcgcagttgcgcccacgggcaaagcctcctttgtttacagcaacgtgcagacgaggcttaagggtcaatacaatggaaaatgaccctttagcctcgtttatgtgttaaaaccgctgataactccGATAGGAGCTATTGCAACGCGTCATTGCTGTCGAACTGAGAGTCGTTTCTGCTCTAACTAACTCTGTTCTTCAGAGAAGAACAGTTTGGTGATGACGAATTTTCTCAGTTCAGCGAAATTGACGCGTTACGTTTGCGGACAGACCGATCTGAGAAGTGGAGAGCGTTACGTGAAGTAtttatttcaatgttaatgatcttcgcagctatgttatagaccactttcatgaATGGCGGCgtgttttgttattccttCATATTGATGTTAATTAGACTTGctagcctcactttggtttgaatattcttttgaattttgcccatggcagcgaggttagaaaggctCATTAGTATTAAAACAAGGGAGTACTAGATTTGATCgtcattatgaaagaggtctatgctacttattttatttattttattttattagcttcGCCCGGTTTCTGGCAAGGATATCGCAACAGCGTGGAGCCAATTTCTGCGGTCCCGTAAGGACCAGTAAGGGCCAGACCGCAACACCgcgaactccgtgccctactctttacgaatagtgtgtgtgTTCTTTAACGTCGAACAAAGATGTAATGCCGGTGCAATGCTCCAGCAGTTGAGCTATAAGGCCAACTGGAAGGTGGTCATTATTTGGGTTAATGATAAGCCCGTAGATAGTGGATATAGGCGATCAagttcattaaattttatttcaacagCGTGTGCAAGCAATTTTACTGTAAATGATGTTCGcagttttttttgcatcaatattctgataacaaatgaAAACCCCTATATCAGaccattgctgcttcaaattaccgtttaggaagttaaaggggcacgaaacgggaagaccgtgcacgattagggggcctgagaacgaactggaaacgtgtgttttacgggaaactgacctgtacgaccatacctaaaattttgtctctttACCCGTTAAATACCAAGGAACATCCtcacaaagtgaaaaaaaatctgcaaggcagtttttttcataattaataatttatattcgatttttgactttttcattaattcGTGCcgctttaacttcccaaacggtaattaatttgaagcagcaatggtCTCATAGAGGGGTTTtcatttgttatcagaatattgatgcaaaaaaaattaaatttggaCATTTATGGTCCACACCTCTTGGACCCTtctaaaactgtagtaagtcACCTTAATCAATAGCGAAAGATAGGCcctaaaaaattcaggcctttatgggactcgaaccctgatCTCTGCGAgaccggtgcagtgctccaccagttgagctgaAGACCCAATTGaagctggtcattatgtggATGTATGATAATCCCGTAGATAGTGGACATATACGTTTCAattgatgaaatttcatttgaactgtgggcgaaaacaatttcaatgtaAATGATCTTCACAGTTATGTTATGCTGCTGAAATttcataaattttatttatttagtccattctactgggcagaatttgttgcccagagggaaagggcacaacagGAGTTCAAAGTCCCTTACAAGGCgccccacctcacccacccaCCATTtacatacgaaagacagccacagcaccgggatcaccctactcttaTACGAttagtgcgtgggttctttaaagtcccacagaattatcaacattcagggaattgtgagacgggacctccggcttatcgtccttatccgagaagactagaaagtctaaccatttgcagatgaaattacacggcagcacttttctcctcggttatttaaagaccctgagtgttggtccagtCGGAGTCACGAACTCACGACCTGCCACGTCACAGCCCGgtgcacaaccaagtgagcTACCGGTGCGCACcggtccccccccccccctctccCCTCAcgacttttttctttgaaatcgggATGAAGGAAATTAGGCTGCCTTACCTTCTCGGCGAAGAAAACCAGTGTTGAGAAAATAACCATAGGAATCAATAACATGAGTACAAGCAAAAACAGCTCGCGAGCGCTGGCTTTCAGTGTGTGACCAATGACTTGCATGCCGCTCATGGCGCGAAAAAATCGGAATAACCGGAAAATCCTGATCAAGCGGAGGACGAAGAGAAACGTCCAACCACCTGAGACCTCCTCAGAGGAAGACACGCTGATGTAGAGCGGAATCACGGAAGTGATGTCCACCCACGTCATGAAATTTTTTAAGAAGTTACGTATCGATGGACAAGTGCAGAGTCTGGCCAAGAAATCAGCTGTGAACCAAACAAGGTAAAAATATTCTATGCCTATAAAGACTGTCTTGTACTTTATTCCTGGAATGGACTCAAGACAAAACGTAGCCACTGATAGGATTATCACGATCAACGACACGAAAGCAAACATCTGaaacggagagaaaaaagaataattattgcctttttttttaatctggtCTGCAACCATGGTGCACAGGAATATCCTGGaaactttgtaaaaaaaattccagttgCTTCTAACGGAACACAAGTACCATTCACTATCATCGTTGTCAacgttgtcatcatcatcatcattattataagCATGGGCACAGTTGGACCTGACGGAGATGTAAACCTTTATTACTACACCGGTGGTTCAGCAAATATGCGACGCCGGCTGCACCATATATGAAGCAACATCACGGGACTGCCTGAATTGTCACTCATCGCGAACTTATCAGTATGGCATTTGTAATGAGCAACATGTCGGATTCCTGAGCAAACTCTGAGCAATTTCAAGTCAAGTCGAAAGTCAACTATAATCTTTTCGTTTATTTCTATTATTCTGGATATCTCAGTGAGGCCACATACAAGGAAATAAAACCA is a window from the Acropora palmata chromosome 14, jaAcrPala1.3, whole genome shotgun sequence genome containing:
- the LOC141866305 gene encoding potassium voltage-gated channel subfamily B member 1-like, which encodes MLLEPASEPKVKSGSNFEDSLPPRGVAKDRVIINVGGYRHETYLSTLRVVPDSRLAWLAENAAKQADYDTDNNEYFFDRHPGVFVNVLNYYRTGKLHCPNDVCGPLFEEELLFWGIDELQMEPCCWSNYTQHREAQATLKAFEGLQKSVDESENEGNAFGVHRRVHRGTQWRKEIWSMLEKPYSSKYAQMFAFVSLIVIILSVATFCLESIPGIKYKTVFIGIEYFYLVWFTADFLARLCTCPSIRNFLKNFMTWVDITSVIPLYISVSSSEEVSGGWTFLFVLRLIRIFRLFRFFRAMSGMQVIGHTLKASARELFLLVLMLLIPMVIFSTLVFFAEKTNPGDNDFRSIPDSFWWAVITMTTVGYGDVYPKSTLGRLVGTLCACVGVLIVALPVSVIGSNFTLFYSHAQAQLRLPKKKRTPLLLGAAGALVSETTLHNEDKSDEDEDSNASPRGETHGMPRKSLRNPSITHRCRSIRREAALPPPLSRVESSTSVEMETTTPTVKKSAEELFPSQPNGSAMDLSSGLRGVSDVMLHITAPSHRRMAISPAASPHVRKPSHRRRRRGGSKLCSSRDNGEMSSFDKDGDSNYYTTTDGDSAGEGGDRKKSRTTITTKEKDKGTVGSSNESNECENRSTLGREDDSKDQDTQSRPNSGSPRGACNSSKDFDEETTHEVHGVPPWKSSEHLSGDNKDHNKTNVEPRLRSKSELVSVDTPPFKRRNAIIGKGAPVIPMSPLARSDDRLHRSVSHGPFRTSKDKLSSRNSNDIGRNYEGEEDKQSKILSASTQSNIAVDKGNEGELQMCAVVRPPKRSYIQNTTRV